Proteins co-encoded in one Polaromonas vacuolata genomic window:
- a CDS encoding TolC family protein — protein MPFFIRPWTPLGVPQKFVRSATAAIFAATLFAADFSALAQTGQTQGQPSLTLEAALQAAQKRSQALPAQDAAATAAREQAVAAGRLPDPMLRLSVDNLPVDGAKRFSLTEDFMTMRSVGLTQTFTREDKRRARSASFERQADTALAAREMELANLRRDTALAWFERYFQQQLVDILSAQRAEAKLQIASADAAYRAGRGSQADVFLARSAVARLDDRIRQAQAQLTNARTLLTRWIGDVAAESLGAPPSISQTRLTLPKPDARFDQHPDIAVLISKEAQAKAAAEVARQDKQADWSVSLMYGQRGPSFSNMASVVLSVPLQWDQANRQDRELAAKLAKVEQARAEREEMTRARRAQVQRWLDSWRSGVERMNEYDANLIPLSIDRSTAALAAYSGGKASLSSVIDARLSEVDTRLEKLRIEMQTADLWVELEYLMPEDSTASNTAAMKSNSSPGAQP, from the coding sequence TTTTTTATTCGCCCTTGGACACCCTTAGGTGTGCCCCAAAAATTCGTGCGCAGCGCTACTGCGGCAATCTTTGCCGCGACCTTGTTTGCTGCTGATTTTTCAGCGTTGGCACAGACCGGTCAGACCCAAGGACAGCCGTCACTGACACTAGAGGCGGCCTTGCAAGCCGCACAAAAGCGCTCGCAAGCCTTGCCAGCACAAGACGCTGCGGCCACAGCGGCGCGCGAGCAAGCGGTTGCCGCAGGACGTTTGCCCGACCCCATGCTGCGTTTATCGGTTGATAACTTACCGGTTGATGGCGCTAAGCGCTTTAGCTTGACCGAAGACTTCATGACCATGCGCTCAGTCGGACTGACGCAGACTTTCACACGAGAAGATAAGCGCCGCGCCCGCTCAGCGAGTTTCGAGCGCCAAGCCGATACGGCGCTCGCCGCGCGGGAAATGGAGTTGGCCAACCTCAGGCGCGACACCGCACTGGCTTGGTTCGAGCGTTATTTTCAACAACAGTTAGTCGACATACTGTCAGCGCAACGCGCCGAAGCCAAGCTACAAATAGCCTCGGCTGACGCCGCCTATCGCGCGGGACGTGGCAGCCAAGCCGACGTCTTTTTAGCGCGCTCAGCAGTTGCACGACTAGACGATCGTATTCGCCAAGCGCAAGCGCAACTAACCAACGCCCGCACCCTGCTGACGCGCTGGATTGGCGACGTGGCCGCCGAATCCTTGGGCGCGCCACCCAGTATTTCGCAGACCCGCTTGACGCTTCCAAAGCCAGATGCGCGGTTTGATCAACACCCCGATATCGCCGTGTTGATCTCAAAAGAGGCGCAAGCCAAGGCCGCTGCCGAAGTGGCTCGGCAAGACAAACAGGCGGATTGGAGCGTGTCGCTGATGTACGGCCAGCGCGGTCCGTCTTTTTCCAACATGGCCTCGGTAGTCCTCAGCGTGCCGCTGCAATGGGATCAAGCCAATCGGCAAGACCGTGAACTCGCAGCCAAGCTGGCCAAGGTCGAACAAGCCCGGGCCGAACGCGAGGAAATGACGCGCGCGCGCAGGGCCCAAGTACAACGCTGGCTGGATAGCTGGCGCAGCGGTGTTGAGCGCATGAATGAGTACGACGCCAACTTAATACCGCTGAGCATTGACCGCAGCACTGCCGCGCTAGCTGCCTACAGTGGCGGCAAGGCCAGCCTATCCAGCGTGATTGACGCGCGCTTAAGTGAAGTCGACACGCGCCTAGAAAAACTGCGCATTGAAATGCAAACCGCCGACCTTTGGGTAGAGCTTGAATACTTGATGCCAGAAGACTCTACGGCATCAAACACAGCAGCAATGAAATCAAATAGCAGCCCAGGAGCACAGCCATGA
- a CDS encoding efflux RND transporter periplasmic adaptor subunit, with the protein MKLKIIVISLIAAGALGAAGFGVYRVGMQRGMTMSSADAGANPSVNVAANAAAPTAMLDPSNWGIPEGEAATRRHIENKLKAGEIDPMTGRKILFYHDPMVPGKNFEDPGKSPFMNMMLVPSYAGSDGADGSSVTVSSRIQQNIGLRTEAATEGVLTPEISAVGVIAWNERDQATVQARAIGFVEKLHVRATFDNVRKGQALLDLYVPDWVAAQEDFLAVGRMQGSNLAPLKDAARSRMRQAGMDDGQIRLVESTGKVQARVTIRAPIDGVVTELMAREGMTVMPGMTLARIYGTATVWANAEVPESQVAQLKTGTRVEAKSPALPNARFEGRVQALLPDVNPQTRTLKARMEIANTDKRLVPGMFVQMTFAPLKADKTVLVPTEAIIQTGKRSLIMLAEEGGKFRPVEVVIGLEANGKTEIKSGVKVGQQVVMSGQFLIDSEASLKGVEARLNRDADTATAPAAPAAPVAMTQMHKTKAHIEAVTGDMLTLSHPAIASLKWPAMTMDFKLMPGSGDAKVAAGQDVDIEFRMPEDDGPQIMKIQRNKTDSTKGVAK; encoded by the coding sequence ATGAAACTCAAAATAATTGTAATTAGCTTGATCGCTGCGGGCGCTTTGGGTGCTGCCGGCTTTGGCGTTTACCGCGTGGGTATGCAGCGGGGTATGACTATGTCGAGTGCCGACGCGGGCGCTAATCCCTCCGTCAATGTCGCCGCCAACGCAGCAGCACCTACAGCCATGCTTGACCCGTCGAATTGGGGCATTCCTGAAGGCGAAGCCGCGACGCGAAGGCATATTGAAAACAAGCTCAAAGCCGGTGAGATTGACCCGATGACGGGTCGAAAAATTCTTTTCTACCACGACCCCATGGTGCCGGGAAAAAACTTTGAAGATCCTGGCAAATCGCCCTTCATGAACATGATGCTAGTGCCCTCTTATGCCGGCAGCGACGGCGCAGACGGCAGCAGCGTGACCGTCAGCTCACGGATTCAACAAAACATTGGCCTGCGCACGGAAGCGGCCACTGAAGGCGTGTTGACGCCCGAGATATCGGCCGTCGGTGTGATTGCCTGGAATGAGCGCGACCAAGCCACAGTGCAAGCCAGAGCCATAGGTTTTGTCGAAAAACTGCATGTGCGTGCGACCTTTGACAACGTGCGTAAAGGCCAAGCACTGTTAGATCTTTACGTGCCCGATTGGGTCGCCGCACAAGAAGATTTTTTAGCCGTAGGCCGTATGCAGGGCAGCAACTTAGCGCCGTTAAAAGATGCCGCACGCTCGCGCATGCGCCAGGCCGGAATGGATGATGGCCAGATTCGCTTGGTGGAATCGACCGGCAAGGTGCAAGCCCGGGTAACTATTCGCGCCCCTATAGACGGCGTCGTCACCGAGCTGATGGCGCGCGAAGGAATGACGGTGATGCCAGGCATGACGCTGGCGCGTATTTACGGCACAGCCACAGTTTGGGCGAATGCAGAAGTACCAGAAAGCCAAGTCGCACAACTCAAAACGGGCACGCGGGTTGAGGCCAAAAGTCCAGCACTACCTAACGCGCGCTTTGAAGGGCGTGTGCAAGCTTTGCTGCCCGACGTGAACCCACAAACACGCACACTAAAAGCGCGTATGGAAATCGCCAACACCGATAAGCGATTAGTGCCTGGCATGTTTGTTCAGATGACTTTTGCGCCTTTAAAAGCCGATAAGACGGTGCTAGTGCCAACCGAGGCCATCATACAAACTGGCAAACGCAGCTTAATTATGTTGGCGGAAGAAGGTGGGAAATTCAGACCAGTTGAGGTCGTTATTGGTCTTGAAGCGAACGGGAAAACTGAGATTAAAAGCGGTGTCAAAGTGGGCCAACAAGTGGTCATGTCAGGCCAGTTTTTAATTGATTCAGAAGCCAGCCTCAAAGGCGTAGAAGCGCGTTTAAACCGAGACGCTGACACCGCTACAGCACCCGCCGCACCTGCCGCACCCGTTGCAATGACACAGATGCATAAAACCAAAGCGCATATCGAAGCCGTCACAGGCGACATGCTCACGCTCAGTCATCCCGCGATTGCCTCGCTCAAGTGGCCGGCCATGACTATGGATTTCAAGCTCATGCCGGGTAGCGGTGACGCCAAGGTTGCAGCCGGTCAAGACGTCGACATTGAGTTTCGTATGCCAGAAGATGATGGTCCGCAGATCATGAAGATTCAGCGCAATAAAACAGACAGTACCAAGGGAGTCGCGAAATGA
- a CDS encoding efflux RND transporter permease subunit: MIARLIRWSIVNRFLVLLASLIITIWGVISLMRTPLDALPDLSDVQVIIRTSWPGQAPQLVENQVTYPLTTTMLSVPGAKVVRGYSFFGDSYVYVLFEDGTDLYWARSRVLEYLNQVQSRLPPTAVSSLGPDATGVGWIFQYALVDKSGTQDISQLRALQDWFLKFELKTVPNVAEVATIGGMVRQYQVVLDPDKLAAYRIPQSKVIEAIRSANQEAGGSVLEMGEAEYMVRASGYLKTLDDFRAIPLMTTDAGVSVRLADVARIQLGPEMRRGIGELDGEGEAVGGVIVMRSGKNALETIQAVKAKLASVQQSLPKGVEIVPVYDRSRLIERAIDNLSYKLIEEFIVVALVCAIFLFHLRSALVAIVSLPLGILMAFIVMQHQGVNANIMSLGGIAIAIGAMVDAAVVMIENAHKHLEAWEHKHPGEKLSGETRWHVIGDAAAEVGPALFFSLLIITLSFVPVFTLEAQEGRMFSPLAFTKTYSMAAAAGLAVTLVPVLMGYLIRGRIPKETANPLNRWLIAIYRPMLNAVLRFPKATISVSVLLLGLSLWPLQHIGSEFMPPLDEGDLLYMPTALPGLSAGKVAQLLQQTDRLIKSLPEVKSVYGKAGRAVTATDPAPLVMLETIIQFNPKETWRPGMTTDKLVDELDKIVRVPGLTNIWVPPIRNRLDMLATGIKSPVGVKVLGPDLATIDRLTGEIERSLKTVPGVSSAFAERLTGGRYVDVDINRDAAARYGLNINDVQAIIASAVGGINIGETVEGLQRFPINVRYPREIRDSLTNLRTLPIVTARGQQLVLSDVAKLSITDGPPMLRSENARLAGYVYVDIRGRDLGSAVREMQSTVAAKVKLPPGYAVSWSGQFEFLERATAKLKLVVPFTLLIIFVLLFITFKSFGDALLIMATLPFALIGGIWLLYLLNYNLSIAGVVGFIALAGVAAEFGVIMLLYLKQAWTERLNQNKTSEADLLDAIREGAVLRVRPKAMTVAVILAGLLPIMWGTGTGSEVMQRIAAPMVGGMITAPLLSMFVVPAVFLLMRRPGRRRAPWTRRSAASEISAR; this comes from the coding sequence ATGATTGCTCGGCTCATTCGTTGGTCGATTGTTAATCGCTTCTTGGTTTTATTGGCGAGTTTAATCATCACCATCTGGGGCGTGATATCGCTCATGCGCACGCCGCTCGATGCGCTGCCGGACTTGTCTGATGTGCAAGTCATCATACGCACCAGCTGGCCAGGCCAAGCGCCGCAACTGGTGGAAAACCAGGTGACGTATCCACTCACCACCACCATGCTGTCAGTGCCCGGTGCTAAGGTGGTGCGGGGTTACTCCTTCTTTGGCGACAGCTATGTTTACGTGCTGTTTGAAGATGGAACGGACTTGTACTGGGCGCGCTCCCGGGTGTTGGAATATTTAAACCAAGTGCAGTCGCGCTTACCGCCCACCGCCGTTTCTTCCTTGGGGCCGGACGCTACTGGCGTTGGCTGGATTTTCCAATACGCGCTGGTCGATAAATCAGGCACGCAAGACATTTCACAACTGCGTGCGTTGCAAGATTGGTTTTTAAAGTTTGAATTAAAAACCGTGCCCAACGTCGCCGAGGTCGCCACCATAGGCGGCATGGTGCGGCAGTATCAAGTCGTGCTCGACCCCGACAAATTGGCCGCTTATCGCATCCCGCAAAGCAAAGTCATAGAAGCGATTCGCAGCGCTAACCAAGAAGCCGGTGGCTCGGTGTTGGAGATGGGCGAGGCCGAATACATGGTGCGCGCCTCGGGTTATTTAAAAACACTGGATGACTTTCGCGCCATTCCTTTGATGACAACCGATGCCGGTGTTTCGGTGCGGCTAGCCGATGTGGCGCGAATTCAACTCGGCCCAGAAATGCGCCGCGGCATAGGCGAGCTCGATGGTGAGGGTGAAGCCGTTGGCGGCGTGATCGTCATGCGCTCTGGCAAGAACGCGCTGGAAACGATTCAAGCAGTGAAAGCAAAATTGGCCAGCGTGCAGCAAAGCCTGCCCAAGGGCGTAGAGATTGTGCCGGTCTACGACCGGTCTAGACTGATAGAGCGAGCCATCGACAATCTAAGCTATAAGCTGATTGAAGAGTTCATAGTCGTGGCCTTGGTGTGCGCTATTTTTCTGTTCCATTTGCGCTCGGCGTTGGTCGCCATCGTCTCTTTGCCGCTAGGTATTTTGATGGCGTTTATCGTCATGCAACACCAAGGCGTTAACGCCAACATCATGTCTTTAGGCGGTATTGCTATCGCGATTGGCGCCATGGTCGATGCGGCGGTGGTGATGATAGAAAACGCGCATAAACACTTGGAAGCTTGGGAGCACAAACACCCGGGTGAAAAACTCAGCGGTGAGACGCGCTGGCATGTCATAGGCGATGCGGCGGCTGAAGTTGGGCCTGCGCTGTTTTTCTCACTGCTCATCATCACCTTGTCTTTTGTGCCGGTGTTCACGCTAGAAGCGCAAGAAGGGCGAATGTTTTCGCCGTTAGCTTTTACCAAAACCTACTCCATGGCAGCTGCCGCTGGTTTGGCGGTGACGCTGGTCCCGGTCTTAATGGGCTACTTGATTCGTGGGCGTATTCCGAAAGAAACCGCCAACCCGCTGAACCGTTGGTTGATCGCTATTTACCGGCCCATGCTTAACGCCGTGCTGCGGTTTCCAAAAGCCACCATCAGTGTGTCGGTGTTGTTGTTGGGGCTAAGTCTGTGGCCGCTGCAACATATCGGTAGCGAATTCATGCCGCCTTTGGACGAGGGCGATTTGCTCTACATGCCTACCGCCCTACCGGGATTATCGGCCGGCAAAGTAGCGCAATTACTGCAACAAACTGACCGCTTGATTAAAAGCCTGCCCGAAGTCAAAAGCGTTTACGGTAAAGCCGGACGCGCTGTGACCGCGACTGACCCAGCACCGCTGGTGATGTTAGAGACCATCATCCAATTCAACCCCAAGGAGACTTGGCGGCCCGGTATGACTACCGACAAATTGGTTGATGAGCTCGACAAAATTGTCCGCGTACCCGGTCTTACCAACATCTGGGTGCCGCCGATTCGCAACCGCTTGGACATGTTGGCCACGGGGATTAAAAGTCCGGTCGGCGTGAAAGTCTTGGGGCCCGACCTCGCCACCATAGACCGACTAACGGGTGAGATTGAGCGTTCACTTAAAACCGTGCCGGGCGTGAGCAGTGCGTTTGCCGAAAGGCTAACCGGTGGGCGTTATGTCGATGTGGATATCAACCGCGACGCAGCAGCGCGCTATGGTCTGAACATTAACGACGTTCAAGCCATCATCGCCTCAGCAGTAGGCGGCATCAATATTGGCGAGACGGTGGAAGGCTTACAACGCTTTCCAATTAACGTGCGTTATCCGCGTGAGATTCGGGACTCATTAACGAATCTGCGCACGCTGCCCATAGTCACAGCACGCGGCCAGCAACTGGTGTTATCCGATGTTGCCAAACTAAGCATCACGGATGGCCCGCCCATGCTGCGCAGCGAAAACGCCAGACTTGCCGGTTATGTCTACGTGGACATTCGTGGTCGCGATCTGGGCTCGGCGGTGCGTGAGATGCAAAGCACTGTGGCCGCAAAAGTAAAACTTCCGCCCGGCTACGCGGTGTCGTGGTCAGGGCAGTTTGAGTTTCTTGAGCGGGCAACGGCCAAGCTCAAATTAGTGGTGCCTTTTACGCTACTGATTATTTTCGTCTTGCTTTTCATTACCTTCAAAAGCTTTGGCGATGCGCTGCTCATCATGGCTACCCTGCCTTTCGCTTTGATAGGTGGTATTTGGTTGCTTTATCTGCTGAACTACAACTTGTCGATTGCCGGTGTGGTGGGCTTTATTGCGCTAGCCGGTGTGGCCGCAGAGTTCGGTGTGATTATGTTGCTCTACCTCAAGCAAGCATGGACCGAAAGGCTAAATCAAAACAAGACCAGCGAGGCGGATTTATTGGACGCTATTCGTGAAGGCGCTGTGCTGCGGGTCAGACCCAAAGCCATGACGGTAGCGGTGATTCTGGCGGGCTTATTACCCATCATGTGGGGAACGGGCACGGGAAGCGAAGTCATGCAGCGCATCGCCGCACCCATGGTGGGTGGCATGATTACCGCCCCGTTACTGTCTATGTTTGTGGTTCCAGCGGTCTTTTTATTGATGCGCAGACCGGGACGCAGACGGGCGCCTTGGACGCGTCGTAGCGCGGCGAGTGAGATCTCTGCGCGCTAA
- a CDS encoding SOUL family heme-binding protein: protein MATEEPSFTASLKESDFEVRSYPALLAAQVSVTGTRDEASSAGFKLLAGYIFGANTSRQKLDMTAPVVQSKSTSQTIAMTAPVTQIAVPNSANVWTVRFTMPAGFTLATLPIPNDDKVQLLELPPARYAVVTFSGLAHEDDVAEKTSELTTYMTKHALQAAGPPALARYNPPWTPWFMRRNEVQIALAP from the coding sequence ATGGCAACTGAAGAGCCCTCATTCACCGCCAGCTTGAAAGAAAGTGACTTTGAAGTGCGCAGCTACCCCGCGCTGTTAGCCGCGCAAGTGAGCGTGACCGGTACGCGTGATGAAGCCTCAAGTGCCGGATTTAAATTGCTCGCCGGTTATATTTTTGGCGCCAACACAAGCCGTCAAAAGCTAGACATGACAGCGCCAGTCGTGCAATCAAAATCAACTAGCCAAACCATTGCCATGACCGCGCCGGTCACACAAATAGCTGTCCCAAATAGCGCCAACGTTTGGACGGTTAGGTTCACCATGCCAGCGGGTTTCACCTTGGCTACATTACCAATCCCAAATGACGACAAAGTGCAACTGCTGGAGCTGCCGCCAGCACGTTATGCAGTCGTCACATTTTCCGGTTTGGCGCATGAGGACGATGTCGCTGAAAAAACCTCCGAACTGACCACCTACATGACTAAACACGCTTTGCAAGCAGCCGGCCCGCCGGCACTGGCACGCTACAACCCGCCGTGGACGCCTTGGTTTATGCGGCGTAATGAAGTCCAGATTGCGCTGGCGCCTTGA
- a CDS encoding TIGR04255 family protein has protein sequence MTKAPVYYALAQAQFNPVAAMAKYVDEIQDILRREGYTLFESQEITQLQFAGFAGQVPTKPELMQVTNWIISKSDRTAGFILSSSSLAFHTTHYETRNEFLPELVQGLQAVHKVVSLEHIARLGLRYLDAVIPGEGETVSQYLAGGLQGVSFGAKQRYSMSESVFETETGPLVKSGTLVARIYCATALLGYPPDLIPHGLQPMSRFQINDVASHAVMDADHFVEGTMPIDFEQIKQQMASLHAGIKQSFEATITPHAEEVWR, from the coding sequence ATGACCAAAGCGCCTGTTTACTACGCCCTAGCTCAAGCGCAGTTCAATCCTGTTGCCGCCATGGCAAAGTACGTCGATGAAATTCAAGACATTCTGCGTCGCGAGGGATATACCCTTTTCGAATCGCAAGAAATTACGCAGTTGCAATTCGCGGGGTTTGCAGGACAAGTGCCGACTAAGCCCGAATTAATGCAGGTGACCAATTGGATAATTTCAAAGTCCGATAGGACTGCTGGTTTTATTTTGAGTTCATCCTCTCTTGCTTTCCACACAACGCATTACGAAACTCGAAATGAGTTCTTGCCGGAACTAGTGCAAGGACTACAAGCTGTTCATAAGGTTGTTTCTTTAGAGCACATTGCGCGTTTGGGACTGCGCTACCTTGATGCAGTGATCCCCGGCGAAGGTGAGACCGTGTCGCAGTATTTGGCAGGTGGCCTACAAGGGGTATCGTTCGGTGCGAAGCAGCGCTACTCGATGAGCGAATCAGTATTTGAAACGGAAACGGGACCACTGGTGAAATCCGGGACTTTGGTTGCGCGTATATATTGTGCAACAGCTCTCTTGGGCTATCCGCCAGATCTGATTCCTCATGGACTGCAGCCTATGTCTCGCTTTCAGATAAACGATGTAGCCTCCCACGCCGTGATGGATGCCGATCATTTCGTCGAAGGCACAATGCCTATTGATTTTGAACAGATCAAACAACAGATGGCGTCGCTACACGCGGGAATTAAGCAGTCTTTCGAAGCGACAATTACGCCTCATGCCGAAGAAGTTTGGCGCTGA
- the glmS gene encoding glutamine--fructose-6-phosphate transaminase (isomerizing) produces the protein MCGIVAAVSSQNIVPILVQGLQRLEYRGYDSCGVAVYAQGKDAAHSGLQRARSTSRVAELQNQVSSDNIQGGTGIAHTRWATHGAPAVHNAHPHFSWGRGPETAGVARPGKIALVHNGIIENHEELRASLEAKGYEFTSQTDTEVIVHLMDSLYDGDIFEALKATTAQLHGAYAIAAFCKDEPQRVVGARAGSPLILGVGKSHAENFIASDAMALAGVTDQIVYLEEGDLVDLQLGKYWVIDRDHKSVEREVKTVNAHSGAAELGPYRHYMQKEIFEQPRAIADTLEGVVGIVPELFGDGAHRVFKEIDSVLILACGTSYYSGCTAKYWLESIAGIPTQVEVASEYRYRTSVPNPRTLVVTITQSGETADTLAALRHAQSQGMQQTLTICNVATSAMVRECKLAYVTRAGVEIGVASTKAFTTQLAGLFLLTLALAQSRGKLTDADEAAHLKAMRHLPAALQAVLALEPQIISWAEDFAKMENALFLGRGLHFPIAQEGALKLKEITYIHAEAYAAGELKHGPLALVTSAMPVVTVAPNDSLLEKLKSNMQEVRARGGVLYVLADADTRIASGEGIHVIRMPENYGDLSPLLHVVPLQLLAYHTALARGTDVDKPRNLAKSVTVE, from the coding sequence ATGTGCGGTATTGTTGCGGCGGTTTCTTCCCAAAACATCGTTCCTATTTTGGTTCAAGGTCTGCAACGACTCGAATACCGTGGTTATGACTCCTGCGGCGTAGCCGTCTATGCCCAAGGTAAAGATGCAGCGCACAGCGGCTTGCAGCGCGCCCGCAGCACCTCACGAGTGGCTGAGTTGCAGAACCAAGTCAGCAGCGACAACATCCAAGGCGGCACCGGCATCGCCCACACCCGCTGGGCCACCCACGGCGCGCCAGCGGTGCACAACGCGCATCCGCATTTCAGTTGGGGCCGGGGCCCTGAGACTGCCGGTGTTGCCCGTCCCGGCAAGATAGCGCTGGTGCATAACGGCATCATAGAAAACCACGAAGAGCTGCGCGCAAGCCTAGAAGCCAAGGGTTACGAGTTCACCAGCCAAACCGATACCGAAGTCATAGTCCACTTGATGGACAGTCTGTACGACGGCGATATTTTTGAAGCCCTCAAGGCCACTACCGCACAGCTTCACGGCGCTTACGCGATTGCTGCGTTTTGCAAAGACGAGCCGCAGCGCGTCGTCGGCGCGCGTGCCGGCTCACCTTTAATCTTGGGCGTTGGTAAAAGCCATGCAGAAAACTTTATCGCCAGCGATGCCATGGCATTGGCCGGTGTAACCGATCAAATTGTTTATCTTGAAGAAGGCGATTTGGTGGATTTGCAATTGGGCAAATACTGGGTCATAGACCGTGATCACAAGAGCGTAGAGCGCGAGGTTAAAACCGTTAACGCACACAGCGGTGCCGCCGAACTTGGCCCGTATCGTCACTACATGCAAAAAGAAATTTTTGAGCAACCGCGCGCGATTGCCGACACGCTAGAAGGCGTGGTCGGCATAGTGCCAGAGCTGTTTGGCGATGGCGCCCACCGGGTGTTTAAAGAGATTGACTCGGTATTGATTCTGGCTTGCGGCACCAGCTACTACAGCGGCTGCACCGCCAAGTACTGGTTGGAGTCGATTGCCGGCATACCCACGCAAGTCGAAGTCGCCAGCGAATACCGCTACCGCACCTCAGTGCCCAATCCCCGCACCTTGGTCGTGACCATTACCCAAAGCGGCGAGACCGCCGACACCTTGGCTGCGCTGCGTCACGCCCAAAGCCAAGGCATGCAGCAGACACTGACGATTTGCAACGTCGCCACCTCCGCCATGGTGCGCGAATGCAAATTGGCCTACGTCACCAGAGCCGGTGTTGAAATTGGTGTGGCCTCAACCAAGGCTTTCACGACCCAATTGGCCGGCTTATTTTTGCTCACGCTAGCACTGGCCCAATCGCGCGGAAAACTCACCGACGCCGATGAAGCCGCTCATCTCAAAGCCATGCGCCACCTGCCTGCTGCATTGCAAGCGGTGTTGGCACTAGAGCCGCAAATCATCAGCTGGGCGGAAGATTTTGCAAAAATGGAAAACGCGCTTTTCTTAGGCCGCGGTTTGCATTTCCCAATTGCGCAAGAAGGCGCATTAAAGCTCAAAGAAATCACCTACATCCACGCCGAAGCCTACGCCGCCGGCGAGCTAAAACACGGACCGCTAGCGCTGGTCACCAGCGCCATGCCAGTCGTCACAGTCGCACCCAACGACAGCTTGCTAGAAAAATTAAAAAGCAATATGCAAGAAGTGCGCGCCCGCGGCGGAGTGCTCTATGTGCTGGCCGACGCCGATACCCGCATCGCCAGCGGCGAAGGTATACATGTGATTCGCATGCCAGAAAATTACGGTGATTTGAGCCCGCTGCTACACGTAGTGCCGCTGCAATTGCTGGCCTACCACACCGCCTTAGCACGCGGAACCGACGTCGATAAGCCGCGTAATTTGGCTAAGAGTGTGACGGTGGAGTGA
- a CDS encoding Lrp/AsnC family transcriptional regulator encodes MEQNNNTNTVNLDSIDLHLLQALQTDASLSNQALAERVHVSPPTCLRRVKRLHEAGLIERQIALLSPDKLAAVLGHGLTAIVEITLDKQTEEQQQYFELRVVADSAVQQCYRTSPGPDFVLLVQVADMPAYLALAQRLFTANANVRNVKAFFSLKRAKFMPSVLLGMDKNY; translated from the coding sequence ATGGAACAAAATAACAATACAAACACGGTAAATCTAGACAGCATTGATCTGCATTTGCTCCAGGCGCTGCAAACTGATGCGTCGCTCAGCAATCAAGCGCTGGCCGAACGCGTGCATGTCTCGCCGCCCACCTGCTTGCGCCGCGTCAAGCGCCTGCACGAGGCGGGATTGATAGAGCGGCAAATCGCGCTACTCAGCCCCGACAAGCTAGCCGCCGTGCTCGGCCATGGGCTGACTGCAATTGTTGAGATCACGCTGGATAAACAGACCGAGGAGCAGCAGCAATACTTTGAACTCCGCGTCGTCGCCGACAGCGCCGTGCAGCAGTGCTACCGCACCTCGCCCGGGCCAGACTTTGTGCTGCTGGTGCAGGTGGCCGACATGCCGGCCTACTTAGCATTGGCACAGCGGCTTTTTACCGCAAACGCCAATGTGCGCAATGTGAAAGCTTTTTTTAGCCTCAAGAGAGCCAAGTTCATGCCCAGTGTTTTACTCGGCATGGATAAGAACTATTAA